In Helicobacter bilis, a genomic segment contains:
- the carA gene encoding glutamine-hydrolyzing carbamoyl-phosphate synthase small subunit produces MKLHDIWLYFANGLLLQAKGFGKEGTAIGEAVFNTSMTGYQEIISDPSYAGQFIVFCMPEIGIVGCNPQDMESRKPFAKGVLIRNLSSISSNFRSTQDLQSFFIENNLIGICNVDTRGIVKMLRDNGAMMMIASSELKDRESLQKALLSAKRIEEINYVAEVSTEKPYIHDESTFDFTNFSYPKIDINDKNKKKIIAIDYGIKRNILNELSQVGLIVEVVPHTFDAKTLIERYKQKEISGIFLSNGPGDPVLLQDQIEKIKLFIKEKIPIFGICLGHQLLSNAHGYTTYKLKFGQHGGNHPVKNMQTNTLEITAQNHNYNVPESIIEVATITHRNLFDNTIEGVYYKDSPIFSVQHHPESSPGPREASKLFAEFRDLVDRV; encoded by the coding sequence ATGAAACTACATGATATATGGCTCTATTTTGCGAATGGGCTTTTATTACAGGCAAAAGGCTTTGGCAAGGAAGGCACAGCTATTGGTGAAGCAGTCTTTAATACCTCTATGACAGGCTATCAAGAGATTATTAGTGATCCAAGCTATGCGGGGCAGTTTATTGTTTTTTGTATGCCAGAGATTGGCATTGTCGGGTGTAATCCGCAGGATATGGAGAGTAGAAAGCCCTTTGCAAAAGGTGTGCTTATTAGAAATCTAAGTAGCATTAGCTCGAATTTTCGCTCTACGCAGGATTTGCAGTCATTTTTCATTGAGAATAATCTTATAGGGATTTGTAATGTCGATACGCGGGGCATTGTGAAAATGTTGCGTGATAATGGGGCTATGATGATGATCGCATCAAGTGAATTAAAAGATAGAGAATCTTTGCAGAAAGCCTTATTATCGGCTAAAAGGATAGAAGAGATAAATTATGTCGCAGAAGTTAGCACAGAAAAACCCTATATACATGATGAAAGCACTTTTGATTTTACTAACTTTTCATATCCAAAAATTGATATTAACGATAAAAATAAGAAAAAAATTATAGCCATCGATTATGGTATAAAGCGAAATATTCTAAATGAACTTAGCCAAGTAGGACTAATCGTAGAAGTCGTGCCGCATACCTTTGATGCAAAAACTTTAATAGAGAGATACAAGCAAAAAGAGATTAGCGGTATTTTTTTAAGTAATGGTCCGGGAGATCCTGTGTTATTGCAAGACCAGATTGAAAAGATCAAACTATTTATTAAAGAAAAGATTCCAATCTTTGGAATCTGTCTAGGACACCAGCTTTTAAGTAACGCGCATGGATATACTACCTATAAGCTTAAGTTTGGACAGCATGGTGGCAACCACCCAGTGAAAAACATGCAGACAAACACACTTGAAATCACCGCACAAAATCACAACTACAATGTGCCAGAATCTATAATAGAAGTCGCTACTATCACGCATAGAAATCTCTTTGATAATACGATTGAAGGGGTCTATTATAAAGATTCACCAATCTTTTCAGTCCAGCACCACCCAGAATCAAGCCCGGGACCACGCGAAGCAAGTAAGCTTTTTGCTGAATTTAGGGATTTAGTGGATAGGGTGTAG
- a CDS encoding DUF507 family protein encodes MKLKPQHAQFLAERIILELSRSNLVQINAALPNLNRLTTTLIKEDMQQEYAIESKARELLEAHQDTIEEDEVNEKQLFAMIKKQLAKEKGFLLSYKERYSQLAHDILDALFEESYIDFNVPENVVKNFVIESIDSYFDFHEHAYDNAVEKIKNYKRKLIPGSEEYELIFAKLYEEELNKRA; translated from the coding sequence ATGAAACTAAAACCACAACACGCACAATTCTTAGCAGAACGCATTATCCTTGAGTTAAGTCGCTCAAATCTAGTCCAAATTAATGCCGCTTTACCGAATCTAAACCGCCTTACCACAACACTCATAAAAGAAGATATGCAGCAAGAATACGCTATAGAATCTAAAGCAAGGGAATTGCTAGAAGCACACCAAGATACAATTGAAGAAGATGAGGTCAATGAAAAGCAACTCTTTGCAATGATAAAAAAGCAGCTTGCAAAAGAAAAGGGCTTTCTACTTTCATATAAAGAGCGTTACAGCCAATTAGCACACGACATTCTAGACGCACTTTTTGAAGAAAGCTATATTGATTTTAATGTGCCAGAAAATGTTGTGAAAAACTTTGTTATAGAATCTATTGATTCCTATTTTGATTTCCACGAGCATGCTTATGATAATGCGGTTGAAAAAATCAAAAATTATAAACGAAAGTTAATTCCGGGTAGTGAAGAGTATGAGTTAATTTTTGCAAAACTCTATGAAGAAGAACTCAATAAAAGGGCTTAA
- a CDS encoding Ppx/GppA phosphatase family protein, with protein MAKITTIIDIGSNSARMAIFQKTSRYGFHLIHELKSKVRISEGSYEHDSYLQPQAMARALNALKEFKKVSDSLKSRKLICVATSALRDAPNKAEFIAQVKKECGIAIKVIDGTKEAYYGALACANLLHEKSGVTIDIGGGSTELACIENGVIQTMVSLNLGSIRLKELFFDHNNMQEAYRYVRKYVKEHIKDIKAFCASSSFMNNLNVFGIGGSIRAYAKYEMDLESYAFNFLHGYELCVENILEHLETITHASNEWLLESGFEEGRIDSIRPGLLILQVILEELSAKKLIISGVGVREGAFLNDMLRYHHGKLPNDINPSVRSLQDIFLTSLDDSKTISKHTKTLFNLLKEPYDLEDSHLQALQVASKLYNIGANFNFYQAHKHSAYIALHSLHYGFGHKERYTIATLLESSHKKRPKIITQTLENLLPEHDALQILSFIFALSVALAKEKKITLEFRDYTLSIGIHALPLQQALKEIVLPRLEEYPRLGFIVNEI; from the coding sequence ATGGCAAAAATTACAACGATTATAGATATTGGATCAAACTCGGCAAGAATGGCGATCTTTCAAAAAACAAGTCGCTACGGATTCCACCTTATCCATGAGTTAAAGTCAAAAGTGCGTATTTCTGAAGGAAGTTACGAGCATGATTCTTACTTGCAACCACAAGCAATGGCAAGGGCTTTAAACGCATTAAAAGAGTTTAAAAAAGTAAGTGATTCACTAAAGAGTAGAAAGCTTATCTGTGTGGCGACTTCAGCCCTGCGAGATGCACCAAATAAAGCCGAGTTTATAGCACAAGTGAAAAAGGAATGTGGCATTGCTATAAAGGTTATAGACGGCACGAAAGAAGCCTATTATGGAGCATTAGCTTGTGCGAATCTATTGCATGAAAAAAGTGGTGTTACCATTGATATTGGCGGTGGTAGCACAGAGCTTGCCTGTATTGAAAATGGCGTGATACAAACGATGGTATCACTCAATCTAGGGAGTATCCGCTTAAAAGAGCTATTTTTTGATCACAATAACATGCAAGAAGCATATAGGTATGTAAGAAAGTATGTAAAAGAACATATCAAGGATATTAAAGCCTTTTGTGCGAGTTCATCTTTTATGAACAATCTTAATGTTTTTGGGATAGGTGGCAGCATTCGCGCGTATGCAAAATATGAAATGGATTTAGAATCTTATGCGTTTAATTTTCTGCATGGCTATGAGCTTTGTGTGGAGAATATCTTAGAGCATTTAGAGACCATTACACATGCAAGTAATGAATGGCTTTTAGAGAGTGGCTTTGAAGAGGGGCGTATAGATTCTATACGACCGGGCTTACTTATTTTACAAGTGATTTTAGAGGAATTGAGTGCGAAAAAGCTTATTATAAGTGGTGTTGGTGTGCGTGAGGGGGCGTTTTTAAACGATATGCTTCGTTATCATCATGGAAAGCTTCCAAATGATATTAACCCAAGTGTAAGATCCTTGCAAGATATTTTTCTCACAAGCCTTGATGATTCTAAAACAATCAGCAAACACACAAAAACACTTTTTAATCTTTTAAAAGAGCCTTATGACTTAGAAGATTCTCACCTGCAAGCCTTGCAGGTTGCTAGCAAACTCTATAATATTGGTGCAAACTTTAACTTCTATCAAGCACATAAACATAGTGCCTATATTGCATTGCATTCCCTGCATTATGGCTTTGGACATAAAGAGCGTTATACGATTGCCACACTTTTAGAATCCTCACATAAAAAGCGACCAAAAATCATCACACAAACACTTGAGAATCTTTTGCCAGAACACGATGCCCTGCAGATTCTAAGCTTTATTTTTGCTTTAAGTGTCGCCCTTGCCAAAGAGAAAAAGATAACACTAGAATTTAGAGATTATACCCTTTCTATCGGCATACACGCCCTGCCACTGCAGCAAGCATTAAAAGAGATTGTATTGCCACGATTAGAAGAGTATCCGCGACTAGGTTTTATTGTCAATGAGATATGA
- a CDS encoding DUF362 domain-containing protein: MSSLAILTQCIACDACRDVCPTQAISIGEPIYIIAQDKCILCAGYAESPNCIEVCPVDAIIDTKDMGH; the protein is encoded by the coding sequence ATGTCTTCACTCGCCATTCTTACTCAATGTATTGCTTGTGATGCGTGTCGCGATGTATGTCCTACACAAGCCATTAGCATTGGAGAGCCCATTTATATCATCGCACAAGACAAATGTATTCTTTGTGCGGGTTATGCAGAAAGCCCAAATTGCATAGAAGTCTGCCCTGTTGATGCGATTATTGATACAAAAGATATGGGGCATTGA
- a CDS encoding anthranilate synthase component I family protein, with protein MVKQEDTQFAYTYMNANMHTPLAVYKGINAHFLLESASLESGKGRYSIIVRNVNFGLQKRDKDYTFETYIKDSPKNGANSFSLSNLTDYEELPPFLMQLKDSILSIQNNRIKDKPSFDFLELAKVFRNALPKIPKILESLPLPLGGLGYVGYEFFSECENVVFQQESLYNAPEALLVFPQECVVFDHFYDSMYIVINSLDNGAKAKLEALQQEILSLQNTQTNELLNGHKVLESSVVYEDSKEWYEANVARIKDEIYKGTFLQCVLSRAIAIKSNMNPLYFYETLRHNNPSPYMYYLDFGTFSVIGASPEVMLQCKDNIQTLRPIAGTRKRGANAQEDRILEQELLEDEKENAEHLMLVDLGRNDIGRNAKIGSVKVNAFKVIERYSSVMHIVSEICGEIMEGRDNNDCFKACFPAGTVSGAPKIEAITKLAQYETHKRSIYSGAILYFTRNGDLDSAITLRSAVLQDGIYYLQAGAGIVMDSIPTNEYIETCNKMKALYDILIQPKGLSL; from the coding sequence ATGGTAAAACAAGAAGATACGCAGTTTGCCTATACTTATATGAATGCGAATATGCATACACCACTTGCAGTATATAAGGGCATTAACGCACATTTTTTATTAGAATCTGCTTCACTTGAAAGTGGTAAGGGGCGATATTCTATAATCGTTCGTAATGTAAATTTTGGCTTACAAAAAAGAGATAAAGACTATACATTTGAAACCTATATAAAAGATTCTCCAAAAAATGGGGCAAATAGTTTTTCTTTGTCAAATCTTACAGATTATGAAGAGTTACCCCCTTTTTTAATGCAGCTAAAAGATTCTATTCTTTCTATACAAAATAACCGCATAAAAGATAAGCCTAGTTTTGATTTTTTAGAGCTTGCAAAGGTGTTTAGAAATGCTTTGCCTAAAATCCCAAAGATTTTAGAATCTCTGCCCTTGCCACTTGGTGGGCTAGGCTATGTTGGCTATGAATTTTTTAGTGAATGTGAAAATGTGGTATTTCAGCAAGAAAGCCTATATAATGCACCTGAAGCCTTGCTTGTATTCCCGCAAGAATGCGTTGTATTTGATCATTTTTATGATTCTATGTATATTGTGATAAATTCACTAGATAATGGGGCTAAGGCAAAGCTGGAAGCATTGCAGCAAGAGATTCTATCACTACAAAATACACAGACAAATGAGCTTTTAAACGGGCATAAGGTTTTAGAATCTAGCGTTGTGTATGAAGATTCTAAAGAATGGTATGAAGCGAATGTAGCAAGGATTAAAGATGAGATTTATAAGGGCACATTTTTACAATGTGTGCTTAGTCGAGCTATCGCCATTAAAAGCAATATGAATCCGCTGTATTTCTATGAGACATTAAGACATAATAATCCAAGCCCATATATGTATTATTTAGATTTTGGGACATTTAGCGTTATTGGGGCTAGCCCTGAAGTCATGCTGCAATGCAAGGATAATATACAGACTTTGCGACCTATCGCTGGGACTAGAAAAAGGGGGGCAAACGCACAAGAGGATAGAATCTTAGAGCAAGAATTGCTAGAAGATGAGAAAGAGAATGCAGAACATTTAATGCTTGTTGATTTAGGGCGAAATGATATTGGGCGAAATGCTAAGATTGGAAGCGTGAAAGTAAATGCGTTTAAGGTTATTGAGCGATACTCAAGCGTTATGCATATTGTATCAGAGATATGCGGTGAGATTATGGAAGGGCGGGATAATAATGATTGTTTTAAGGCATGTTTCCCTGCTGGAACGGTGAGTGGAGCACCAAAGATTGAAGCGATCACAAAACTCGCACAATATGAGACACATAAACGATCTATTTATTCTGGTGCGATTTTGTATTTTACTAGAAATGGCGATTTAGATTCTGCGATTACTTTGCGTTCTGCGGTATTGCAAGATGGGATCTATTATTTACAAGCTGGAGCAGGCATTGTCATGGATTCTATCCCTACGAATGAATATATTGAAACATGTAATAAAATGAAAGCCCTTTATGATATTTTGATACAACCAAAAGGGCTTTCATTATAG
- the dnaB gene encoding replicative DNA helicase: protein MQELESKIERVVLSAILFSPDKFDEICDSLVAQDFSLPLHVEMFKACENLHRNETPITPEFLCIEMQKSMKVSLDDIALIAAESPIADIDTYVKMIKNSSIKRNLFSLASFMRDESMKPDSIAQNILADIEQKVYALSIQDTNNAFKNAYEVVESTMRLIKENQAKHGALKGIDTGFSKLNNATTGFNAGELIVIGARPAMGKTALILSMTLKILSSQKGVAIFSLEMPAEQLMTRMLSAKSMVPLQNVRSGSMDDNEFTKLSKSAQELCETHIYIDDNPHLSLAGLRTKLRKLKIKDPSVSIVMIDYLQLMSGMSNANAAARHEIIAEISRGLKNLARELKIPIVALSQLNRALELRDDKRPIMSDLRESGSIEQDADVILFLYRDEVYKERESRNRIAKQKKSKSEDSSVEIEEQYKAPEVHEAELILAKNRNGETRTIKIEYNSKYTLFVDRNEEREIKMAAQSSTALIGDVQTINLNDGVLPKF, encoded by the coding sequence ATGCAAGAGCTAGAAAGCAAGATTGAAAGGGTTGTGCTATCTGCGATTCTTTTTAGTCCAGATAAGTTTGATGAGATATGTGATAGTCTAGTTGCACAAGATTTTTCACTGCCCTTGCATGTTGAAATGTTTAAGGCATGTGAGAATCTGCATAGAAATGAGACGCCCATTACCCCCGAATTCCTTTGTATAGAAATGCAAAAAAGCATGAAAGTAAGCCTTGATGATATTGCATTAATTGCTGCTGAATCTCCCATTGCCGACATAGATACCTATGTCAAAATGATTAAAAATAGTTCTATTAAAAGAAATCTTTTTTCTCTAGCAAGCTTTATGCGAGATGAGAGTATGAAGCCAGATTCTATCGCACAAAATATCCTTGCAGATATAGAGCAAAAAGTCTATGCCCTAAGCATACAAGATACAAATAATGCGTTTAAAAATGCCTATGAAGTTGTAGAATCTACCATGCGTCTTATTAAAGAGAATCAAGCAAAGCATGGTGCTTTAAAAGGTATAGATACAGGCTTTAGTAAGCTAAATAACGCTACCACAGGCTTTAATGCAGGTGAGCTAATAGTCATTGGTGCAAGACCTGCGATGGGTAAAACTGCCCTAATCCTTAGCATGACCTTAAAGATTCTAAGCAGTCAAAAAGGTGTAGCAATCTTTAGCCTTGAAATGCCAGCGGAACAACTTATGACAAGAATGCTTTCGGCAAAAAGCATGGTGCCACTGCAAAATGTGCGTTCAGGTAGTATGGATGATAATGAATTTACAAAGCTTTCAAAATCCGCTCAAGAACTCTGTGAAACACATATCTATATTGATGATAACCCACATTTAAGCCTTGCAGGACTCCGCACAAAGCTAAGGAAGCTAAAGATTAAAGACCCTAGTGTAAGCATTGTTATGATTGATTATCTCCAGCTTATGTCTGGCATGTCAAATGCGAATGCAGCGGCTAGACATGAGATTATCGCTGAGATTAGTCGCGGATTAAAGAATCTTGCCCGTGAGTTAAAAATCCCTATTGTTGCATTATCACAACTTAATCGTGCCTTAGAGCTAAGAGATGATAAACGACCGATTATGTCGGATTTACGCGAGAGTGGGTCTATCGAGCAAGATGCTGATGTGATTTTATTTTTATATCGCGATGAGGTGTATAAAGAAAGGGAGTCGAGAAATCGAATCGCAAAGCAGAAAAAGAGTAAAAGCGAAGATTCTAGTGTTGAAATAGAGGAGCAATACAAAGCCCCAGAGGTGCATGAAGCAGAACTCATTCTAGCAAAAAATCGCAATGGCGAAACACGCACAATAAAGATTGAATACAATAGCAAATACACGCTTTTTGTAGATAGAAACGAAGAGAGAGAAATCAAAATGGCAGCACAATCTAGCACCGCCCTTATAGGTGATGTGCAAACTATTAATCTTAATGATGGAGTATTGCCTAAATTTTAG
- a CDS encoding CapA family protein: protein MPIITNKTRFYNLMLLCFLCLYIFSFIACSDKEKKQQEIKKDSKVIESKINNELTLIMGGDALLHTAVYNDAKYTLSQEKDSKAKPIISYDFSKMFIHTATLISQYDLAFYNQETILGGKELGLSSYPAFNSPQEFGDCMINLGFNLISLANNHTLDRGEKAIINSREYWSKKPVIAAGSYISENERNTAKIYEKNGITYTLLAYTYGTNGIPIPKNKEYLVNVYNKEMLKKDIENVRNKVDLLMVSMHWGNEYDFKPNKEQEEFAHYLSTLGVDIIIGHHPHVVQPIEWINNTLVIYSLGNMISAQKGLEKRVGMFAGVTIKKDSKSKKITLHDLHTHLIYTYYDKNRKNFSIYPFTKLNEKILPNYKQIYNDYLKIVTQRDMTDSIRTTRL from the coding sequence ATGCCTATCATCACAAATAAAACTAGATTCTATAATCTCATGCTTTTATGCTTTCTATGCCTTTATATATTTAGCTTCATAGCATGCAGTGATAAAGAGAAAAAGCAGCAAGAGATAAAAAAAGATTCTAAAGTTATAGAATCTAAGATAAATAATGAACTCACACTTATAATGGGTGGTGATGCACTTTTGCATACCGCAGTATATAATGACGCAAAATACACATTGTCACAAGAAAAAGATTCTAAAGCAAAGCCCATAATTAGCTATGATTTTAGTAAAATGTTTATACACACAGCCACGCTTATCTCACAATATGACCTAGCTTTTTATAATCAAGAGACAATTCTAGGTGGAAAAGAGCTAGGGCTAAGTAGCTATCCTGCATTTAACTCACCGCAGGAATTTGGCGACTGCATGATTAATCTAGGATTTAATCTCATCTCACTTGCAAATAATCACACACTAGATCGTGGCGAAAAAGCGATTATAAACTCACGAGAGTATTGGAGTAAAAAGCCTGTGATTGCCGCTGGAAGCTATATAAGTGAAAATGAAAGAAACACAGCAAAAATCTATGAAAAAAATGGTATAACCTACACGCTACTTGCCTACACTTATGGCACAAATGGCATACCTATCCCAAAGAATAAAGAATATTTAGTCAATGTGTATAATAAGGAAATGCTAAAAAAAGACATAGAAAATGTGCGTAATAAAGTGGATTTACTCATGGTTTCAATGCACTGGGGCAATGAGTATGATTTTAAGCCAAATAAAGAGCAAGAAGAATTCGCACACTATCTCTCAACACTTGGTGTGGATATAATAATCGGTCATCATCCCCATGTCGTGCAGCCTATTGAGTGGATTAATAACACGCTTGTAATCTATTCGCTTGGCAATATGATTTCTGCACAAAAAGGCTTGGAAAAACGCGTTGGAATGTTTGCTGGGGTAACAATCAAAAAAGATTCTAAAAGCAAGAAGATAACCCTGCATGACCTGCATACACATCTCATCTATACTTATTATGATAAAAATAGAAAGAATTTTAGCATTTATCCCTTTACAAAGCTAAATGAAAAGATTTTGCCAAACTATAAGCAAATCTATAATGACTATCTAAAGATAGTTACACAAAGAGATATGACAGATTCTATACGCACGACAAGGCTTTAA
- the gatA gene encoding Asp-tRNA(Asn)/Glu-tRNA(Gln) amidotransferase subunit GatA: MLTLKQAMALHANEIESLKEQMIQDIKAKQELNAYIETPELNENDKGKIPILIKDNICVKDSKLTCASRILHGYVSPYSATAVTKLQDSNMCAFGRANMDEFGMGSTTEKSCYGRTKNPIDTSRVPGGSSGGSAAAVAAKIAIASLGSDTGGSIRQPASYCGVVGLKPTYGRVSRYGLVAYSSSLEQIGPITQNVEDASILLDIISGVCKRDSTSANLAPTKTFDKLNPKRILKIAILEDFVKDADEAVQKAYYDTIKILEDMGHSIIKAQMLDTTHHISAYYIIAMAEASANLARFDGVRYGSRIEGQNLQDLYFKTRAQFGDEVQKRILLGSFVLSSGYYDAYYLKAQKVRELIRQQYASIFSECDTILLPVAPNVAPTFNATKSSLEMYLSDIYTIGVNLAGLPAISLPVVKSPLPIGMQFIGSAFSEQTILDAAFGLEQNLGI, from the coding sequence ATGCTAACACTTAAACAAGCTATGGCATTACATGCTAATGAGATAGAATCTCTTAAAGAACAAATGATACAAGATATTAAAGCTAAACAAGAACTAAACGCCTATATAGAGACGCCTGAATTAAACGAAAATGATAAAGGCAAGATTCCCATTCTAATAAAAGATAATATTTGCGTAAAAGATTCTAAACTCACTTGTGCGAGTAGGATTTTGCATGGTTATGTATCCCCATATAGTGCAACAGCGGTTACTAAACTACAAGATTCTAATATGTGTGCGTTTGGTAGGGCAAATATGGACGAGTTTGGCATGGGTAGCACGACTGAGAAAAGCTGCTATGGTCGCACGAAAAATCCAATTGACACAAGTCGTGTGCCGGGTGGGTCTAGCGGTGGGAGTGCCGCAGCAGTCGCCGCTAAGATTGCCATAGCTAGTCTAGGCAGTGATACAGGTGGAAGCATTAGGCAGCCTGCTAGCTATTGCGGTGTGGTGGGCTTAAAGCCAACTTATGGTAGAGTGTCTCGCTATGGACTTGTGGCATATAGCTCAAGTTTAGAGCAGATTGGACCGATTACGCAAAATGTAGAAGATGCAAGCATTTTGCTTGATATTATTAGCGGAGTTTGCAAGAGAGATTCGACAAGTGCAAACCTTGCACCTACAAAGACTTTTGATAAGCTTAATCCCAAAAGGATTCTAAAGATTGCTATACTAGAAGACTTTGTAAAAGATGCAGATGAAGCGGTGCAAAAAGCCTATTATGACACGATTAAGATTCTAGAAGATATGGGGCATAGCATCATAAAAGCACAAATGCTTGATACCACGCACCATATAAGTGCGTATTATATTATCGCTATGGCAGAGGCAAGTGCCAATCTTGCGCGTTTTGATGGTGTGAGATATGGCAGTCGTATAGAGGGGCAGAATTTGCAGGATTTATATTTCAAAACACGCGCGCAATTTGGCGATGAAGTGCAAAAACGCATTTTGCTAGGCTCTTTTGTGCTAAGTAGTGGCTATTATGATGCTTACTATCTTAAAGCTCAAAAAGTGCGAGAACTCATTAGACAGCAATATGCAAGTATCTTTAGCGAATGTGATACAATCTTGCTTCCAGTAGCCCCCAATGTCGCCCCAACATTTAATGCTACAAAAAGCTCCCTTGAAATGTATCTAAGCGATATTTACACTATCGGTGTGAATCTTGCAGGACTTCCAGCTATAAGCCTTCCAGTTGTAAAATCGCCTTTACCCATAGGAATGCAATTTATAGGCAGTGCCTTTAGTGAGCAAACAATACTTGATGCTGCCTTTGGACTAGAACAGAATCTAGGGATATAG
- a CDS encoding AtpZ/AtpI family protein, translating into MLVDSKTNLNKDSLPFSKDQHNKSLESKQDVLLCPAYTQMIERLDFRNGVDKTQQEKDSKTTCHVGHREASNMEFKRGFVSKTQNNNELESTKNTDKTPQEENSKERDSQNADSKDGKIKTLTRSANDLSLGISMIVAVLLGLGIGYLLYKWLGYYWLIWVGLGYGVAAAILNVVKAYKRLYKDLDSLKHEEKYKYMQDRILEKREREAMQRKEKKDT; encoded by the coding sequence ATGCTTGTAGATTCCAAAACAAATTTAAATAAAGATAGTCTGCCTTTTTCAAAAGATCAACACAACAAGTCCTTAGAATCTAAACAGGATGTACTTCTATGCCCTGCATATACCCAAATGATTGAGAGGCTAGATTTTAGAAATGGTGTAGATAAAACACAGCAAGAAAAAGATTCTAAAACAACTTGTCATGTTGGACATCGCGAAGCATCTAACATGGAATTTAAACGAGGTTTTGTTTCAAAGACTCAAAATAACAATGAGTTGGAATCTACAAAAAACACAGATAAGACACCACAAGAAGAAAACTCCAAAGAAAGAGATTCTCAAAACGCAGATTCTAAAGATGGTAAGATAAAGACTCTAACTCGCAGTGCCAATGACCTATCACTTGGAATCTCAATGATTGTAGCAGTGCTTTTAGGGCTTGGGATAGGCTATCTATTATATAAATGGCTTGGGTATTATTGGCTTATATGGGTGGGGCTTGGCTATGGTGTGGCAGCAGCTATCCTTAATGTAGTAAAAGCATATAAAAGGCTTTATAAAGACTTAGATTCACTCAAACATGAAGAAAAGTATAAATACATGCAGGATAGAATCCTAGAAAAAAGAGAGAGAGAAGCTATGCAGAGAAAAGAAAAGAAGGATACATAA